The Sinomicrobium kalidii genome contains a region encoding:
- a CDS encoding SusC/RagA family TonB-linked outer membrane protein, whose translation MRIFTCFLKASGLLMVLAVSVFQMSAQEQMRTVTGTVISGDNKGPLPGVTVKVKGVARGTTTDFDGNYELRVNEDEVLVFSYVGFKTVEIAVSGKNTINVTLNQDLQELDETVVVGFGTQKKASLVSSVTTINPKELKGPTSNLTTMMAGRVSGMIAYQRSGEPGADNSEFFIRGLGTFGTGKVNPLILIDGIESSTRDMARLQPDDIDSFSVLKDAAAAAIYGARGANGVVLITTKSGEEGKVKFRFRAENRVSTNTRNFRFADNITYMNLANEAALTRDPNAVLPYTQTKIDRTEAGDNPLLYPNNNWIDQLIKDYTVNQGYNLSASGGGERARYYVAGTYNVDNGVLKVDGINNFNSNIKLRNYSLRSNVDITLTNTTDASVRLYGQFDDYNGPVGGGGATFNRAIWSNPVRFPAVYPSELLPYIEHPLFGGAVAGQDGTGLLTNPYAEMVKGYQVWKRSNIQAQLELKQDLGTITKGLTARAMGYVRRMSYYQVSRQYNPFYYTASLSPLDNSINLRVLNDGGANSIGTTGSEYLGYDEGDKDIDSRIYLETAINYNRVFGEKHAVSGMLINILSSYETGNSGNVQSSLAHRNHGISGRFTYAYDDRYLAEFNFGYNGSERFANDHRYGFFPSFGVGYRISNEKFFEPLKEVVSNLKFRATYGWVGNDAIGDDEDRFFYLSNVDLNDGDFGARFGEDFGYYRPGISISRYANNQISWEKSEQINIGMDLSLFRNSLEIIVDAFRQRRSNILQERSNIGSTMGLMVIPAANFGKAESKGVDVSLTYNKQLSQNLWTSLRGNFTYATSKILKFDENIYPENMTYRYKKGQSIARQFGYIAERLFVDDNEVANSPTQFGTYMGGDIKYRDMNGDGVITSNDMVPIGYPTTPEIVYGFGGTAGFKNFDISAFFQGSARTSFFINPRNISPFVLNYDDDINTYAQNGLLNVVADSHWSEENRDIYAFWPRLSDTFIENNNQRSTWWMRNGAFLRLKSVEIGYNTPARFLDKYGIKGLRIYLSGTNLAVWSKFKMWDPEMGGDGLGYPVQSVYNIGVLLDL comes from the coding sequence ATGAGAATTTTTACTTGCTTTTTAAAAGCATCGGGTCTGCTTATGGTATTGGCAGTCTCGGTGTTTCAGATGAGTGCACAGGAGCAGATGCGCACGGTAACCGGAACGGTTATTTCGGGAGATAATAAAGGGCCGCTTCCCGGGGTTACCGTTAAAGTAAAAGGAGTGGCGCGGGGGACCACAACCGATTTTGACGGTAACTACGAGTTAAGGGTGAATGAAGACGAAGTCCTCGTCTTTTCATATGTCGGCTTTAAAACTGTTGAGATAGCTGTAAGCGGAAAAAATACCATTAATGTTACACTAAACCAGGATCTCCAGGAGCTCGATGAGACGGTAGTGGTTGGTTTCGGAACTCAAAAGAAGGCCAGCCTGGTCAGTTCTGTGACCACAATAAACCCCAAAGAACTCAAGGGCCCTACCAGTAACCTGACCACCATGATGGCAGGCAGGGTTTCGGGGATGATAGCCTATCAGCGCAGCGGGGAACCCGGGGCGGATAACTCGGAATTTTTTATCCGCGGACTGGGTACATTTGGTACCGGTAAGGTAAACCCGCTGATACTCATTGACGGCATAGAATCTTCGACCAGGGACATGGCCCGCTTGCAGCCGGATGATATCGACTCTTTTTCGGTATTAAAGGATGCCGCCGCCGCGGCAATTTACGGGGCAAGAGGGGCTAACGGAGTGGTACTGATTACCACCAAATCGGGTGAAGAGGGCAAGGTGAAGTTCAGATTCAGGGCAGAGAACAGGGTTTCTACCAATACCCGGAACTTCAGGTTTGCGGATAATATTACCTATATGAACCTGGCCAATGAAGCCGCCCTGACCAGAGATCCGAATGCCGTTCTGCCCTATACCCAGACCAAAATAGATCGTACTGAGGCAGGAGACAATCCCTTGCTGTATCCGAATAACAACTGGATAGATCAACTGATCAAGGATTATACCGTTAACCAGGGCTATAACCTGAGCGCCAGTGGTGGCGGAGAAAGGGCGCGGTATTATGTGGCAGGGACCTATAATGTAGACAACGGGGTGTTGAAAGTGGACGGGATAAACAACTTTAACAGCAATATCAAACTGCGCAATTATTCACTCCGTTCCAATGTTGATATCACCTTGACCAATACCACCGATGCCTCGGTAAGGCTTTACGGCCAGTTCGACGATTATAACGGCCCCGTAGGCGGGGGAGGTGCCACGTTTAACAGGGCCATCTGGTCCAATCCCGTAAGATTTCCGGCCGTATATCCTTCGGAATTGTTGCCCTATATAGAACATCCCTTGTTCGGAGGGGCGGTTGCCGGACAGGACGGCACGGGACTGCTGACCAACCCCTATGCCGAGATGGTAAAGGGATACCAGGTGTGGAAACGGTCTAATATCCAGGCCCAGCTCGAGTTGAAGCAGGACCTGGGCACGATCACCAAAGGGCTTACGGCACGTGCCATGGGATATGTGAGAAGAATGTCTTATTACCAGGTGTCCAGGCAATACAATCCTTTTTACTATACGGCCTCCCTGAGCCCTTTGGATAACAGCATTAACCTCAGGGTACTCAACGACGGCGGAGCGAATTCCATAGGCACCACCGGGAGCGAATACCTCGGGTATGACGAAGGCGACAAGGACATCGATTCCAGGATATACCTGGAAACAGCCATCAATTACAACCGGGTATTCGGAGAAAAACACGCTGTGTCCGGAATGCTCATCAACATCCTTTCCAGCTATGAAACCGGTAATTCGGGAAACGTCCAGTCCTCTTTGGCCCACAGGAATCACGGGATTTCCGGGCGTTTTACCTATGCCTATGACGACCGCTACCTCGCGGAGTTCAATTTCGGGTATAACGGCTCCGAGCGTTTTGCCAATGATCACCGGTATGGTTTCTTCCCTTCCTTCGGGGTGGGGTACCGTATATCCAATGAAAAATTTTTTGAACCGCTCAAAGAAGTGGTCAGTAACCTGAAATTCAGGGCTACCTACGGATGGGTAGGGAACGATGCCATCGGGGATGACGAAGACCGTTTTTTCTACCTGTCGAATGTCGACCTGAATGACGGGGACTTTGGAGCCCGTTTCGGAGAAGACTTCGGGTATTACAGGCCCGGTATTTCCATTTCGAGGTATGCCAACAACCAGATCAGCTGGGAAAAATCCGAGCAGATCAACATCGGTATGGACCTCAGCCTGTTTCGGAACTCCCTGGAAATTATTGTTGATGCGTTTCGCCAAAGAAGGAGCAATATCCTGCAGGAACGTTCCAATATCGGTTCTACCATGGGATTGATGGTCATTCCGGCAGCCAATTTCGGAAAAGCAGAGAGTAAAGGAGTTGATGTTTCTTTAACGTATAATAAGCAATTATCGCAAAACTTATGGACCAGCCTGCGCGGTAATTTTACCTATGCTACCAGCAAAATATTAAAATTCGATGAAAATATATACCCGGAAAACATGACGTACCGCTACAAAAAAGGACAATCGATTGCCAGACAGTTCGGGTATATAGCCGAAAGGCTGTTTGTTGACGATAATGAGGTAGCCAATTCTCCCACTCAATTCGGTACATATATGGGGGGAGACATCAAATACAGGGACATGAACGGCGATGGGGTGATCACTTCCAACGATATGGTGCCCATCGGTTATCCCACCACCCCCGAGATCGTTTACGGGTTTGGCGGTACCGCCGGTTTTAAGAACTTCGATATCAGTGCCTTTTTCCAGGGTTCGGCCCGTACTTCTTTCTTTATCAACCCGAGAAATATATCTCCTTTTGTACTGAATTATGATGATGATATCAATACCTACGCACAAAACGGGCTGCTGAATGTCGTTGCAGACAGTCACTGGTCTGAAGAGAACCGGGATATATACGCATTCTGGCCCAGGCTGAGCGATACTTTTATTGAAAACAATAATCAGAGATCCACCTGGTGGATGCGAAACGGTGCTTTTCTGCGGCTTAAAAGTGTGGAGATAGGCTATAACACTCCTGCCAGATTTCTGGATAAATACGGAATAAAGGGATTGCGGATTTACCTCAGCGGAACCAATCTCGCCGTATGGAGCAAGTTTAAGATGTGGGATCCCGAAATGGGAGGCGACGGCCTGGGCTACCCTGTACAATCGGTATATAACATCGGGGTATTGCTCGACCTGTAA
- a CDS encoding RagB/SusD family nutrient uptake outer membrane protein, with the protein MMKTNIYNQLYRGFISIPFVLMGMLQSCNDDFLDVVPDNVSTVEHAFKLRNEAEKYLFTCYSYLPKDGDVRYNIGMLAGDEMWIPYQKRITSYAFEIARGNQRRSEPYMNAWYGNYQGGGPDDDFGLYKGIRHCNIFLENVRDTDNVPDLGDAERERWIGEAEFLKAYYHFYLLRMYGPIPIVDENLPIDAEEEEVNVKRQPVDECVDYITALLDSAAQKLPEIIADRNTELGRITRPIALGIKAKLLLMAASPLFNGNLDFSGFTNADGTPLFNSSADETKWRKAADAALEAIQSAEGTGHSLYVFPQSSFSLTDTTMTQLSIRQSVCERWNPEHVWANPNSQTDDLQLFSMAPLHVEHNHNVANKILSPPLKIARLFYTHNGVPINEDKTLDFTDEKSIRTATHDERFYIEEGFETARINFDREPRFYASLCFDGGIWYKYDSPSNSDENTWVLRGKYTDYAGSGHYQSYNETGYYIKKLVDWTQSMNASGASYKEYPWPQLRLADLYLMYAEALNEAEGPSPTVYEYLDRIRERAGLKGVVESWENYSVNPSKYTTKEGLREIIHQERLIELAFEGHRFWDLKRWKKAVEVLNAPITGWNIRGEDTNSYYQVRTIYQQQFIAPRDYFWPIGENTIIQNPNLVQNPGW; encoded by the coding sequence ATGATGAAGACCAATATATACAACCAACTCTACAGGGGATTTATATCGATACCGTTTGTGTTAATGGGTATGCTGCAATCCTGTAATGACGATTTCCTGGACGTGGTGCCGGACAATGTATCTACCGTAGAGCACGCATTTAAGCTCAGGAACGAAGCCGAAAAATATTTGTTTACCTGCTATTCCTACCTTCCCAAAGACGGGGATGTACGTTATAATATAGGAATGCTGGCCGGGGATGAAATGTGGATACCGTACCAGAAACGGATCACCAGTTATGCCTTTGAAATTGCCCGGGGGAACCAGCGAAGATCCGAACCCTATATGAATGCCTGGTACGGTAATTACCAGGGAGGAGGTCCGGATGACGATTTCGGTCTGTACAAAGGCATACGGCATTGCAATATTTTTCTGGAGAACGTTCGCGACACCGACAATGTTCCCGACCTTGGGGATGCAGAGCGGGAACGATGGATAGGAGAAGCGGAGTTCCTGAAAGCCTATTATCATTTTTACCTGCTCCGGATGTATGGCCCCATTCCCATCGTCGATGAAAATTTACCCATAGATGCGGAAGAGGAAGAGGTGAATGTAAAAAGACAACCGGTAGATGAATGTGTGGATTATATCACAGCATTACTGGACAGTGCTGCCCAAAAGCTGCCGGAGATCATTGCAGACCGCAACACGGAACTGGGACGGATAACCAGGCCTATTGCTTTGGGAATAAAGGCAAAATTGCTGCTGATGGCTGCCAGTCCCCTGTTTAACGGAAACCTGGATTTTTCCGGTTTTACGAATGCAGACGGGACTCCTTTGTTCAATTCAAGTGCGGACGAAACAAAATGGCGGAAAGCCGCAGATGCTGCGCTGGAAGCTATCCAATCGGCAGAAGGGACCGGGCATAGCCTTTACGTATTTCCCCAATCGTCTTTTTCGCTTACCGATACCACCATGACCCAGCTCAGTATACGGCAGTCCGTGTGTGAGCGCTGGAATCCCGAGCATGTCTGGGCCAACCCTAACAGCCAGACCGATGACCTGCAACTTTTTAGTATGGCCCCCCTGCACGTGGAGCACAATCACAATGTTGCCAACAAGATTTTGTCCCCGCCCTTAAAGATCGCCAGGCTGTTCTATACCCATAACGGGGTGCCTATAAACGAAGATAAGACCCTGGATTTTACAGATGAAAAAAGCATTAGAACAGCAACGCACGACGAACGGTTTTATATCGAAGAAGGCTTTGAAACGGCCAGGATCAACTTTGATCGGGAGCCCCGGTTCTACGCTTCTCTATGTTTTGATGGCGGGATCTGGTATAAATACGACAGCCCTTCCAACTCGGATGAAAATACCTGGGTGCTCAGGGGAAAATACACGGATTATGCAGGAAGTGGTCACTACCAGAGCTATAACGAAACAGGATATTACATCAAGAAACTGGTAGACTGGACGCAGTCGATGAACGCTTCCGGGGCTTCCTATAAGGAATATCCCTGGCCGCAATTGCGCCTGGCCGACCTGTACCTGATGTATGCCGAAGCCCTGAACGAAGCCGAAGGGCCTTCCCCAACCGTTTATGAATACCTGGACAGGATCAGGGAAAGAGCAGGCCTTAAAGGCGTGGTGGAGTCCTGGGAAAATTATTCCGTAAATCCGTCAAAGTACACGACCAAAGAAGGACTCAGGGAGATCATACACCAGGAACGCCTTATTGAACTGGCCTTTGAAGGGCACCGGTTCTGGGATCTGAAGCGATGGAAAAAAGCGGTAGAAGTATTGAACGCCCCCATTACGGGATGGAATATACGGGGAGAGGATACCAATTCCTATTATCAGGTCCGGACCATCTACCAGCAGCAATTTATCGCTCCCCGCGACTATTTCTGGCCCATAGGAGAAAATACCATTATTCAGAACCCTAACCTGGTGCAAAACCCGGGATGGTAA